The following are encoded in a window of Onthophagus taurus isolate NC chromosome 3, IU_Otau_3.0, whole genome shotgun sequence genomic DNA:
- the LOC111420718 gene encoding ubiquitin-like protein 7 — protein MGFGNISLGVRVKVSEYERIEIDNYNLEETVDSFKNEVIKQIGVEKDSIVLMYAGVDLEDDKSLSSCGIKPGVMIHVLSRPKPRQPQVNKEFSDAELEQLVVAFKAFMLSPWLNRTALQRLSRPELLDMIKAATPGLSEDLVACALIQDPDLLVQLSDISIVRTMATKHPTVIDAAKYIAAHLHNVNASIGSSNRPSTSSGYSYSLEALSDEDNDMESNNETPRETGRDSGNPLTRNTSYGAITAAQLADAILNSTQNVNFGTTPSRSNIITNEMFSNAIQQAFASNPTSNTSLAGNLTSTEQNPTENSGIESQSNLLVRLQPQLQQMREMGLMNEAVNIRALQVTSGDVQAAVELVFNGIVD, from the exons atgggTTTCGGAAATATATCTTTAGGTGTTCGTGTAAAAGTAAGCGAATATGAACGTATTGAAATCGATAATTACAACTTAGAAGAAACCGTCGATTCGTTCAAAAATGAAGTAATCAAACAAATAGGGGTGGAAAAGGATTCAATAG tGTTAATGTATGCTGGGGTCGATCTTGAGGACGATAAATCACTCTCATCGTGCGGGATAAAACCTGGCGTGATGATCCACGTTTTGTCTCGCCCTAAACCAAGACAACCTCAAGTGAACAAAGAGTTTTCCGATGCTGAATTAGAACAACTCGTCGTGGCTTTTAAAGCTTTTATGCTTTCTCCGTGGCTTAATCGCACCGCTTTACAACGTCTTTCTCGACCAGAACTTTTAGATATGATTAAAGCGGCAACTCCCGGGTTATCGGAGGATCTCGTTGCTTGCGCTTTGATACAAGATCCTGATTTATTGGTACAATTATCTGATATAAGTATTGTTCGAACGATGGCTACTAAACATCCAACTGTAATTGATGCTGCGAAATATATCGCGGCTCACCTTCATAATGTAAACGCTTCAATCGGCTCTAGTAATCGACCAAGTACTAGTTCAGGTTATTCTTATTCTTTGGAAGCTTTAAGTGATGAAGATAATGATATGGAATCAAATAACGAAACTCCTCGTGAAACCGGACGAGATTCTGGCAATCCATTGACGAGAAATACATCTTACGGAGCTATAACCGCCGCTCAATTAGCCGAcgctattttaaattcaactcaaaatgttaattttggaACTACACCAAGTCGAAGTAATATTATAACGAATGAAATGTTTTCGAATGCTATTCAACAAGCTTTTGCTTCAAATCCTACCTCAAATACTTCTTTAGCTGGAAATTTAACCTCTACAGAACAAAATCCAACTGAAAATTCTGGGATTGAAAGTCAAAGTAATTTGTTGGTAAGATTACAACCTCAATTACAACAAATGAGGGAAATGGGATTGATGAATGAAGCTGTTAATATTAGAGCCTTGCAAGTTACTTCGGGTGATGTTCAAGCCGCCGTTGAATTAGTTTTTAATGGAATTGTCGATTaa